In the Wyeomyia smithii strain HCP4-BCI-WySm-NY-G18 chromosome 2, ASM2978416v1, whole genome shotgun sequence genome, one interval contains:
- the LOC129719806 gene encoding uncharacterized protein DDB_G0284459-like, whose protein sequence is MADDNSPISDVPDDPLIFATASGFIGYDYSIAVLNRGVTAVSWMRLFYRIFIRPTAKPMAATTAYSVGSDKNSNENNSRGGASGGGGSSGEQNANNSSRNSSSSDPNLNESQGNAEPSASPGKGASNNDDGEIIASIDGCDSTKPKPAVDVVSSDATVNNKTSETLTRTSETANIPPLEATCYKSVESKYDNKLIITKTNKSDKSGSEKKEKETLKLVLVSKKSDRNDAKVVYSKSETKSSKSPKQSSPSASASFSDFKRLRSNDIRYSDYEAASFSLSTASKTEPKGSYGSRGGAVPGDDSRKSEPQSTKKHNKSNNDYNHINDSSGKKLSEDNSRNKASSAGNEANIVAPVQPLNEVKSKHEKSKPSPHRSESNGTVVAITAPNNSNNNNANGRSEKPSELKCYVNLKKQMVMSPFASSVETNRKPEVPKLKIELPSLKTKISIPKSDSERSPKSAHSSSTSSSAATSPTTSSSTSGKSPMWSRPEESVKPADNPQIDIEEYAKTIGLKPVYKTGEGEGKKKKKNSTTSSPDPPSFHRKRKKAKHSKEAGSKRRKLHAEISSQHDESLKMKVKITEKPSKHERKPSEEITPQSPKETVKQNTEVRPSSTLPSMSAPSSASSSLSLTAATIPSPKEDSSKVIDITKGDDDDDVKIIEQPTFCVQPKVTDCGIGKLVVAAEKPMPVATRVNELPKLASLGGTTDSSTKAKINEMRAIRHKPMVYIPNLDKHLSDSSSTINSIIESVQARTGFIDNDNDVQIVSTSKLDTGNSLPSKHSLPSLVASKPATTGLSMKPPTMIPSTVNSRTVSTNNFPRPTQRIGAQGPMFSPRHTPNYPPLALQSVQKKVAVQSSHSTSLYQPRNANPALKRSTSVDSSTTHNIPPKTPRVDLFELNAQNRLLKKPIYAPMFNFVKGASLAKNGNPTMPTSANDVPYKSPISSTYTKEVNTKSSMPSLLLPPSSISVTKMTDSTPKPSPVDNRPALEIVRIPSTAPVADKPQTSATGSAAGLKSNLTSKANRPPPSTIPLIKIKKSASVPEQSSSSISPSIFQVTSSGTKSATKLTTSPASHQDTSGALDLTTRANDDLIILESSDSLTSKLNGNEPKSPKDSTMGRQLPQTKQPDSDGKIDIDSSRLELINSLIQTSAASMIKAGSSVMAKFQSAGIPGLKLPADMIGFAVTTSTNSGSNMPRLGLTYSSASPTATSTVKSISMPKLAEINRNRNIAVRQPNPSVRSIPNPSALAFRNQTDAISSSSSGHVASPTAASFSLATSNNSSTITSLSPASPAKVMNVNMRINNANTAGQKSSVNNNGIDTFASGRTYTNTITTNTASASYNGNMGSNYNNSNSTNNNSSRNDSVSSTSGSNNNYNNNNNATTNGTNGGKKTIEKVAAGLRATAAANATNGNRNSSNATTTTTSTSSTTPVVSGGKNGVNVV, encoded by the coding sequence GTCTCATGGATGCGACTGTTCTATCGAATATTCATACGCCCGACCGCGAAACCGATGGCAGCCACTACAGCATACAGTGTGGGAAGCGATAAAAATAGCAATGAGAATAATAGCCGAGGTGGTGCAAGTGGTGGTGGCGGAAGCAGTGGTGAACAAAATGCTAATAATAGCAGTCGCAATAGCAGCAGCAGCGATCCAAACCTCAACGAAAGTCAAGGAAATGCAGAACCGTCAGCGTCACCGGGAAAGGGTGCCAGCAACAATGACGACGGCGAAATTATTGCCAGCATCGATGGCTGTGACTCCACCAAGCCGAAGCCGGCCGTCGATGTCGTCTCATCGGATGCCACGGTAAACAATAAAACAAGTGAAACATTAACTCGCACCAGTGAAACAGCAAATATACCACCGTTGGAAGCTACTTGCTACAAATCAGTTGAAAGCAAATACGATAACAAGTTGAtaataaccaaaacaaacaaatctGATAAGAGTGGCAGTGAGAAGAAAGAAAAGGAAACATTAAAGTTAGTGTTAGTGTCGAAAAAGAGTGATAGGAATGACGCGAAAGTTGTTTATTCCAAAAGTGAGACGAAATCCAGCAAATCGCCAAAACAGAGCAGTCCCAGCGCATCGGCTAGCTTCAGTGACTTCAAGCGGCTTCGCAGCAATGATATTCGATATAGTGACTACGAGGCAGCGTCTTTCTCGTTGAGCACGGCATCTAAAACAGAACCGAAGGGGAGCTACGGCAGTAGAGGCGGAGCCGTTCCGGGTGATGATTCGAGAAAATCAGAACCACAGAGCACTAAAAAACATAACAAATCAAATAATGACTATAACCATATAAACGATTCTAGCGGAAAAAAGTTATCCGAAGACAATAGTCGAAACAAAGCGAGCTCTGCCGGGAATGAGGCCAACATCGTCGCACCAGTACAGCCACTGAATGAAGTAAAATCCAAGCATGAAAAATCTAAACCTTCTCCGCACCGGTCGGAGAGCAACGGCACTGTGGTCGCGATAACGGCacccaacaacagcaacaacaacaacgctAATGGGAGAAGTGAAAAGCCATCCGAACTGAAGTGCTATGTAAATTTAAAGAAACAAATGGTCATGTCACCGTTCGCATCCAGTGTCGAAACCAATCGCAAACCCGAAGTTCCTAAATTAAAAATAGAGCTACCTAGTCTGAAAACCAAAATCTCCATTCCAAAATCGGATAGCGAGCGCTCGCCAAAATCGGCTCACTCGTCGTCAACATCCTCTTCGGCGGCAACATCGCCTACTACATCGTCATCTACCTCTGGCAAATCTCCAATGTGGTCGCGACCCGAAGAGAGTGTCAAACCGGCGGATAACCCCCAAATCGACATAGAAGAGTACGCGAAAACAATTGGGCTAAAACCGGTCTACAAAACTGGCGAAGGGgaagggaagaaaaaaaagaaaaactcgACGACTTCCTCGCCGGATCCACCGTCGTTTCATCGAAAGCGCAAAAAGGCTAAACACTCCAAAGAAGCCGGCAGCAAGCGGAGGAAATTACATGCCGAAATTTCTTCCCAGCACGATGAGAGCTTGAAAATGAAGgttaaaataaccgaaaaaccATCAAAACACGAACGCAAGCCGAGCGAGGAAATCACACCGCAATCGCCGAAAGAGACAGTGAAACAAAATACGGAAGTTAGACCATCATCGACGCTACCATCGATGTCAGCACCATCATCAGCGTCGTCGTCATTATCATTGACAGCCGCAACGATTCCATCGCCGAAAGAAGACAGTTCAAAGGTGATTGACATCACCAagggtgatgatgatgatgatgtaaaAATTATTGAGCAACCCACGTTTTGTGTGCAGCCAAAAGTGACGGACTGTGGAATAGGTAAACTGGTGGTAGCTGCCGAGAAACCGATGCCGGTAGCAACTAGGGTAAACGAGCTACCGAAACTTGCATCCCTGGGCGGTACGACGGACAGTTCCACGAAGGCAAAGATTAACGAGATGAGAGCCATTCGCCACAAACCGATGGTTTACATTCCAAATCTGGACAAACACCTTTCGGATAGTTCATCCACAATCAACAGCATCATCGAAAGCGTACAAGCCAGAACGGGCTTTATTGACAATGATAATGATGTACAAATTGTTTCAACTAGTAAACTGGATACAGGTAATAGTCTGCCTTCTAAACATAGTTTACCTTCATTGGTTGCCAGTAAGCCTGCTACTACTGGACTCAGCATGAAACCTCCCACAATGATTCCTTCGACCGTTAATAGCAGAACAGTTTCGACCAACAATTTTCCCAGGCCTACACAACGAATCGGCGCTCAAGGACCAATGTTTAGTCCTCGACACACTCCCAACTATCCGCCCTTGGCCCTACAGAGTGTACAGAAAAAAGTTGCTGTTCAATCGTCTCACAGTACAAGTCTCTATCAGCCGAGAAATGCGAATCCTGCGTTAAAAAGATCAACAAGTGTTGATAGTAGCACAACTCATAACATTCCTCCCAAAACGCCACGCGTAGACTTGTTTGAGCTGAATGCTCAAAACCGACTCCTGAAAAAGCCTATATATGCACCGATGTTCAATTTTGTAAAGGGTGCCAGTCTTGCAAAAAACGGCAACCCAACGATGCCAACCTCAGCAAACGATGTACCTTATAAATCGCCCATTAGCTCTACCTACACCAAGGAAGTGAATACAAAGTCTTCTATGCCGAGTTTATTACTACCTCCTTCCTCTATCAGTGTCACCAAAATGACCGATTCAACTCCTAAACCATCGCCTGTTGACAACCGTCCAGCGCTAGAAATCGTTAGAATACCATCGACTGCCCCGGTAGCCGATAAACCTCAAACCAGTGCCACCGGATCAGCAGCTGGTCTGAAATCTAACCTCACTTCAAAAGCAAATAGACCGCCACCGTCTACCATACCTctgattaaaattaaaaaatccgcatcCGTTCCAGAGCAATCATCCTCCTCAATTTCACCATCGATTTTTCAAGTCACCAGTTCCGGAACGAAAAGTGCCACTAAACTCACCACCAGTCCAGCCTCGCATCAGGACACCAGTGGTGCTCTCGATTTAACGACACGTGCAAATGACGATTTAATCATTCTCGAAAGCAGCGACAGTCTTACTTCGAAATTAAACGGGAATGAGCCCAAATCGCCAAAAGACTCAACGATGGGACGCCAATTGCCCCAAACCAAGCAGCCAGACTCTGATGGGAAGATTGATATTGATAGCAGCCGATTAGAGCTAATCAATTCATTAATTCAAACGTCGGCTGCGTCAATGATAAAAGCCGGGTCCAGCGTAATGGCCAAGTTTCAATCAGCCGGAATACCGGGACTGAAGCTTCCTGCCGACATGATTGGTTTTGCAGTCACCACCAGTACCAACAGTGGTAGCAACATGCCAAGACTAGGATTGACCTACAGCTCAGCCAGCCCGACGGCAACATCCACGGTAAAATCGATATCGATGCCAAAGCTTGCTGAAATCAATCGCAATCGCAACATTGCCGTGCGCCAGCCAAATCCATCAGTACGGAGCATACCGAACCCATCGGCATTGGCATTCCGAAACCAAACGGACGCGATAAGCAGCTCCTCCTCTGGACACGTTGCATCGCCAACGGCAGCATCCTTTTCGCTGGCAACATCCAACAACAGTAGCACGATAACATCTCTCTCACCCGCGTCACCAGCAAAAGTCATGAACGTAAACATGCGAATAAACAACGCAAACACGGCAGGACAGAAATCAAGTGTGAATAATAACGGCATCGATACATTTGCCTCCGGTAGAACCTATACCAATACGATTACTACCAACACAGCTAGCGCTAGTTACAATGGGAACATGGGTAGCAATTATAACAACAGCAATTCCACCAACAACAATAGCAGTAGAAACGATAGCGTTAGCTCGACCAGCGGGAGCAACAATAattataacaacaacaacaacgccaccaccaacggtacAAACGGTGGTAAAAAAACTATCGAGAAAGTGGCGGCCGGATTGAGAGCGACGGCAGCGGCAAACGCGACCAACGGTAACCGCAATAGCAGCAACGCTACAACCACCACGACCAGTACCAGCAGCACCACTCCGGTGGTCAGTGGCGGCAAAAACGGTGTAAACGTTGTCTAA